The Candidatus Melainabacteria bacterium genome includes a window with the following:
- a CDS encoding amino acid permease, whose translation MTTGHFKREIGLLDATAVVVGSMIGSGIFIVSAETSRLLGAPGWLLMAWIAASLMTFSAAVCYGELAAMYPQAGGQYIFLRQAYGPLFGFLYGWTLFAVIQCGTIAAVAVAFAKFLGVFVPFVSAKTILLEVGGWHFTALQMVALLVIALLTYINCQGVSTAKKIQTVFTVTKVTAVFLLIACGLCMAGAWQGISHNFGADFWSAQNVKGEALTGLPLVAVFSLAMVGPLFSSDAWNNVTFAGEEVKNAEKVLPRSLMYGTLLVGLLYALCNVVYLLVLPLHGNSDPGAGGDIVSSLIGRGIQYAAEDRVGTAVAQMLFGPSGAQIMAGAIMISTFGALNGCILSGPRAYYAMAKDGLFFKAASILHVEKGVPTFGLIIQGVWAAILTTTGTYSNLLEYVVFAAVLFYILTVAALMVLRKKEPTRERPFKVPAYPLLPVVYVLFASVVMIGQIYSSPQYSGFGLLIILSGLPAYLFWRRKISVGTDKAQ comes from the coding sequence ATGACGACCGGACATTTCAAGCGTGAAATAGGGCTCCTGGACGCCACCGCGGTGGTTGTCGGCTCAATGATAGGCTCTGGAATTTTTATTGTTTCTGCTGAAACTTCCCGGCTGCTCGGTGCACCAGGATGGCTGTTAATGGCTTGGATAGCCGCTTCCCTGATGACTTTCTCTGCGGCTGTCTGCTATGGCGAACTGGCAGCGATGTATCCGCAAGCGGGCGGACAGTATATATTTCTCCGTCAAGCTTATGGTCCACTCTTCGGTTTTTTATATGGATGGACTTTATTTGCCGTTATTCAATGTGGAACGATTGCGGCCGTGGCTGTCGCTTTCGCCAAGTTCCTTGGTGTTTTTGTGCCTTTTGTTTCTGCCAAAACCATCCTCTTAGAGGTTGGTGGTTGGCATTTTACTGCACTGCAAATGGTGGCATTGCTGGTAATTGCATTGCTAACGTATATCAACTGTCAGGGTGTCAGCACTGCTAAGAAGATACAAACTGTATTTACAGTCACCAAAGTGACGGCGGTATTTTTGTTGATTGCGTGCGGGCTCTGCATGGCGGGAGCATGGCAGGGAATCTCACACAACTTCGGAGCCGATTTCTGGTCGGCTCAAAATGTCAAAGGAGAGGCGTTGACCGGGCTGCCTCTTGTTGCAGTCTTCTCACTGGCTATGGTTGGACCGCTTTTTTCCAGTGACGCATGGAACAACGTCACATTCGCCGGAGAAGAAGTGAAAAACGCTGAGAAGGTTTTGCCCCGCAGTTTGATGTACGGCACTTTGCTTGTCGGCTTGCTATATGCTTTGTGCAACGTTGTATATCTTCTGGTGCTGCCTCTGCATGGTAACTCTGATCCAGGTGCCGGCGGTGATATCGTCTCTTCGCTGATTGGCAGAGGCATTCAATATGCTGCCGAAGATAGAGTCGGTACTGCCGTCGCCCAGATGTTGTTCGGACCAAGTGGTGCGCAGATCATGGCAGGTGCCATCATGATCTCTACATTTGGTGCATTGAACGGCTGCATCTTGTCTGGTCCGCGCGCTTATTACGCGATGGCCAAAGACGGACTGTTTTTCAAAGCCGCGTCGATTTTGCATGTGGAAAAAGGAGTGCCGACATTTGGCTTGATCATTCAAGGTGTCTGGGCGGCGATATTGACTACCACCGGCACCTACAGCAATCTACTTGAATACGTTGTTTTCGCGGCTGTGCTTTTCTACATTCTGACGGTTGCTGCGCTGATGGTTTTGCGGAAGAAAGAACCCACCAGAGAGCGACCTTTTAAAGTGCCTGCTTATCCGCTCCTGCCGGTTGTTTACGTGCTCTTTGCTAGCGTAGTCATGATCGGACAGATTTACTCGTCGCCTCAGTACAGTGGCTTCGGTCTATTAATAATCCTCTCCGGACTTCCTGCATATCTCTTCTGGCGCCGTAAAATTAGTGTCGGCACGGATAAAGCGCAGTAA
- a CDS encoding SDR family oxidoreductase yields the protein MDDLVALVTGGGSGIGFATARCLLEMGARVMIVGRELGKLKKAAEALGYPAEKLRITAGDVSSEGYANKIVRDTIAAFGRLDILVNNAGVFQSQSLLDMSEEDFDYVVDINLKGTWFMCKFAARPLIETAGSIVNVSSLLAMQSFHGLPSSAYSAAKGGVLALTRELAVELAPHKVRCNAVLPALVNTPMLENLMGHDNADRILEKSKKIYPLGRAGEPDDVAKTICFLADPRNGWITGAEIKVDGGVHLV from the coding sequence ATGGACGATTTGGTAGCCCTTGTAACGGGCGGTGGTTCGGGTATCGGTTTTGCCACTGCCAGGTGTCTACTGGAGATGGGCGCGCGCGTCATGATTGTCGGGCGCGAACTGGGGAAACTGAAAAAGGCTGCCGAGGCTCTCGGTTATCCTGCCGAGAAATTGCGTATTACCGCCGGTGATGTTTCCAGCGAAGGTTACGCCAATAAAATTGTCAGGGATACTATCGCTGCGTTTGGTCGGCTTGATATTTTGGTCAACAATGCCGGTGTTTTCCAGTCTCAAAGTTTGCTTGACATGAGCGAGGAAGATTTCGACTATGTCGTCGATATCAATTTGAAAGGCACATGGTTCATGTGCAAGTTTGCCGCTCGCCCGCTAATAGAAACTGCCGGTTCGATCGTCAATGTGTCATCGCTTCTGGCCATGCAAAGTTTTCACGGCTTGCCCTCCAGTGCCTATTCGGCAGCTAAAGGCGGGGTTCTGGCTCTGACGCGCGAGCTGGCAGTCGAGCTTGCACCGCATAAGGTGCGCTGTAATGCAGTTTTGCCGGCGCTCGTGAACACGCCAATGCTGGAAAATTTGATGGGGCATGATAACGCTGATCGTATTTTGGAGAAGAGCAAAAAGATTTACCCACTTGGTCGCGCCGGTGAACCGGACGACGTGGCAAAGACAATCTGTTTTTTAGCCGATCCTCGCAATGGCTGGATTACTGGTGCTGAAATCAAAGTAGACGGCGGTGTGCACCTGGTTTGA